Sequence from the Burkholderia cepacia ATCC 25416 genome:
CCGGCCGTGTTTCTGGCCGCGCTGCTCAACAGCCAGCCGATGGGCTTCTATACGCCGTCGCAGCTACTGCAGGACGCGCGACGCCGCGGCGTTGAGGTGCTGCCCGTCGACGTCAACGTGAGCACATGGGATTCAGCGCTCGAAGGGCCGACGACGTCGGCGCCCGTGCGGCTTGGCTTCTCGCTGTTGCGCGGCATGCGCGAAGATGTCGCCGGCCGCATCGAGCTCGCACGCGCAGCGCGACCATTCGTCGACGTCGCGGATCTCGCGCGCCGCGCGCGGCTCGATCGGCACGACCTGCAGGTGCTCGCGCGTGCGAACGCTCTTCGCTCACTGGCCGGCGGCAATCGACGCGCGGCGCTTTGGTTGGCGGCCGCCGCAGTCCCTGATCGCGATTTGCTGCGCGGTACCGAGCGCGACGACGCGGTGCCGGCGTTGCCTCAAGCATCGGAGGGCCACGAGATCGTGACGGACTATCGCGCGATGGGCTTTACGCTCGGCCGTCATCCGCTGGCGCTGCTGCGTGAGCGCCTCGCGCTCGATCGCCTGCAGTCGGCCGAGCAGCTGGCAACGTTGCGCAGCGGCCAGCTCGCGCGCGCGTGCGGATTGGTCACGGTGCGGCAGCGGCCGGGCACGGCCAACGGCGTGCTGTTCATGACGCTGGAGGACGAGACGGGCCAGGTCAACGTGATCCTCTGGCCCGGCCTGCTGGAGCAGTTTCGGAAGGAAGCGCTCGGCGCCGCGCTGCTCGCCGTGTACGGCGTGTGGCAGGCTGAAGGTAAAGTTCGGCATCTGATCGCGAGCAAGCTCGTCGACCGGACCGAACTTCTCGGGGCACTGCCCACGACGGCGAGGGAGTTTCGCTGATTTTAATTGGCCGGAGCCGTATGGGCCGCCCAGCGGAGTGAATTGTGAAACTTGACTTACCAGATCGCTCCGTATGCTGGTCGATATCGATTTCCTAACCACGACTGGAGAAATGATGTCGACCTTCCAAGAACTGCTCGCACGGCGAGCTGCCCTTGAAACGGAAATTCAGACCGCCAAGGCAGGAGAGCGCTCGAATGCGCTGAAGGAAGTCAAACGACTCGTGGACGAGTTCGACTTCTCGACGCGGGAGATTTTCGGCACGAGCAAGATTCGGAAGCGCCAGACCGTTCAGCCTCGGTATCGCGATCCCGCGACTGGCGCGACGTGGAGCGGTCGCGGCCGGCCGCCGAAGTGGATTGACGGCAAGGACCGCTCGCAGTACCGGATCGAGGCGCCGGCCACGCACGCTTGAACAGCGCGGCGACACTCGATACATTCAACCTATCTCGCTCGCGGCGGGGATACGCAATCCAGCCCGCCGCGTACCATTCAACGACTCCCCATGAAACCCTCCGATAATCCCGCAATCATGGATCTGGAAACGGACCCGGTGCTGTTCGAACACGCGCTTGAACGAGTCACGGAAGACTTGCGCCGAATCGTGATGTCGATAACGGAGCGCCATTTCAATTCAGGTTTGGTGCCCTCGATCACCTGGCCTGCGCTGCTCGAGATTGAAGAGGAAGCCTTTTCGGACCTTGCATTCCAAAGCCGCAACGAAGCCGCAGTCGTCGCCGCGCTTCCCCGGATCGGGCCTACTACGCTGCCGGGCATCGATCTGAACGGGCTGATCGACTGGCGCCTGTCCGCACGGTGGCTGCCGATCGCTTACGAATGTGTCCGGGACTACCTGTTGACCGCGCGTCCGGCGGCACAACGCGACGACGAAGTGTGAGGCGAACGTTGCCCCAACAGATCGGTATGGCCCGCCACGGGTCTCGTGACCGTAGCCATGGCGCAGAGCCACCGGCGATGCGTCCGCAATGCTCTCACGACGCGCCGGCGGCCGGGTCAGCACTGCTGCCGGACGCCCCCCTCCCCTTGGAGACGAGGGACGCGAATCGCAGATTCGCGTTATGCTTGGGGTATCCAATAATCAGTATATAAGATCGAATGGACGAACCGACTCTCTGGCTGTCGGCACCGACCGAGGCCTATCAGCAGTGGCAGCGCACGGAAGCCGCCGGCGCTGATCGGCGTGCGTTCTCGCCGAGGTCGATCGTCCAGCACGAAGCGATGTTTGAACGCTTCATGCGCCACCTCGCCGCCGCTCATCGGTCGCTGGCCACCTTCGGGCCCGACCACCTCGAATCGTTCTTCGCTGATCTCGATCGCCGGTGCAAACCCGGCACCACGACGCGCCTGCGCTACGAGAAGCTTCTCGACAGGCTTGGCCGACACCTGGTCGACGTCGGCGTGCGCAAGACCAATCCAGCGGCCGCCTATGCGTTGACGCAGAAGTGGCCGGAGGACGAACCGGTCCCGGTGTACTTGCTCGAGGCCGATGATCATCGACTGCAGGCATCGATCCGAGCAATCGACGAACTCGACGATCGCGCGCTGCGGAACCGCGCCATCGTTGGACTATTGCTCTCAACCGGCATTACCGCGCAGGAAATCCGACAGGCGGCCGCCGTCGACCTCGACCTGTCGGCTGCGCGGCCACACCTCCAAATCTCGAAGCGTGGCCCGCGCGAAGCACGCCGGGTCCACGTAGCCGAATTCGCGGTACCGGCGCTCACGCGATGGCGCAACCTGTCTGCGGCCGCCGACAGCTCACTGCTGTTCCCGTCACCCCGTGCTGGTGGACCGATGACCGACGAGATGCTCGGCCGCATCGTTCGAGACGAACTCCTCGCGATCGGCGTTCGGCTCCCCGATATGAGTCCGCGCACGCTGCGGAACACGTTCGCCAGGCGCCTGCTGCTCGCCGGCAGAAGCAACAATGACGTCATGCACCTCTTGGGCCTGACGAGCCAGCGCACTGTGATCCGCATTCGGGCAACGATCCCGACCCAGCCTCAAACGGCACTCCAGACTTGACTTCATCTCCCCCTCGATAGCCTGAAAAAGCCAGCAAGTTCGCTGGCTTTTCGCTATTGGAGCATTCAATATGGACTACGTATCGCGCTACACGGATCTCGTCTACTCCGCCAACGGCGGCATCGCCGTCTGCAGCTACCGGCTGCTCGCGCTCGCGTCCGAACCGACGCAGCTCATCATTCAGGTCGAGAACCACGGCTGCAACAAGGACATCCTGATCACCGATCACATCGTCCGCGACGGAATCCTCAACCGAATCGCCGATCGCGAACTGACGGGCATCCCGTTCGACCTGCTTTGCGTTGCGTTGACCGAAGCCGGCCAACATCACACCGTCTTCGTCGAAGCCGATCTCGAGGACTACATTCATCGCGGATATCCGTATGAGCGATCCGCACAGCCGGCCGCACGTGGCCGGCATATTGAGCGCTTCTCGATCAATTCTCGTGACCTGGTGGTCGGCCGGTCCCGCCTGCAGACCGCGCATGCAACTCCTACGCTCGCAGCCGACAGTCTCGCGGCCATCCTCGACCGGCAGACGTCCGCGTAAGCGCCTAATACGCGGGCGTGTAGCCTCGGCTGGGCATCGCGTACTGAGCCCGATCGCCAACAACAACGAAGGCGACAGGCAGAAAAAAACCCGGTGCAGGCGCACCGGGTTGGGTTCCAAAGTGTCGGGCTTCAGGCCGCCTGTGAGAACAGATCGACAGGCGCCAGGTTCAGCATCGTGAGGTGCTCGGTGTTCGATATCGCGCGGTCGACCAGAAATCGATCAAGCTCCGCCGGCGTCAGGTTGCATCGCTCGGCTAGATTCGCGAAGTACTGTCCACGCTTGGCCATCTCCTGATACCGGCCCGCCATACCTTCCGGAAGCCGAAGAATGCCCTCGTTCAGCCAGAACCGCGCCGACTCCATCCCCGAGTGCTGCTGCGCCTTCACTGACCATCCAGCATCGAAGCTGCACGTCACGAACGCACACGCTGCCTCGACGTCTACCTCGAACTGGTCACTCTCTTCGAAGTAGACGATCTGCTCACCGGACCTCGTGCGTGCATATCGGCTCGGTCGCTCCGGATGGCGGTAGCGATTCCACTGTTCCGCGGCGTAATCCCGAAGTCCATCCGTGGGCACCTCGGCGTCGTACGCGCCGACAAAGAACCACCCGTGATGCGGGATGTCGATCTTCGGCAACGGGTCGAGAACCGGTACATGGTAGCGCCGTCCGTGCCTATGCACGTCAAACCAGACCGAAAGCGCTGGAAACGCGTGCGGCGCATAGTGGTGCATGAAGAGATAAAAATCGATCGCCACCAGCTGCGCTGGCGTGATCATCTCGAACTGCACGTCGCAGAGCGCCCTGTTTTCCGGGGTATCAGGGATCTCGCCGGTAGCCAACGCCGCCTCATGCCGCTCTGCGCGCTCGACCTCAAGCACGTCGAGGGTCAGTAGGTACTGCAGCAACCGGAGCCTCTCTCGATAGGAAAGGACGTCCGGCTTGACCGCCAGGTACCCAGCGTCGCTCAGCTTCCGGCCGACCAGCTCCCGTCGACCGAGATCCCATTGCACCGCGACCAGATAGTTCCGGAAGCGATTTAGCCCTTCCAGATGCTGGTGTGCCGGCTCCTTCACCATCGACTCCATCGAGCGATCTCGCTCGCCCGACACGCAACAGAACGCGCACCCGAATCGGGAGCCGCACGCGGCGCGCGCGCCGCCTTCCCCGAGAATCACGCCGCAAGTTCCCTCGTTTCCCGCCCTGTAGAGATCCGACAAGCGCTGAATCGACGCGGTGGAGATCGGCGACGGAAACGGTCGGGCGGCATCGTCCGCGAAGAGCGAGAGCATCGACCAGACGCAGTCGGTGGACCATTCAGCGATCGGCGAGAACGTGAGGAAGCCATCCGCGTTCCGGACGGGTCTCAACGCATTCTCACTGCGGGCCGTCATCGCCGCCGCACGACTGCCGCTTTCGTCGAACCTGTTGCCGAGTATGGTGACAACTTCGCCACTGCCGCCGGCGGCCGCCGATCGCTCGAGCGCGACGCGCAACCGGGTTTGCGGGTCGACCTTCCAGTCAGCCGCACACGCACGTATCCGCTTCCCGTTTTTCACCCCATTTTCCGGGGTGCGGGGAAGCGTGCCGCGCCCGATCGTTGCGACGACAAACTGCGACGCCAAAGATGGCTTCGCCACGTGCACCGATACCGGCGAGCCAGCGTCCGCATAAGCGTCGCGGATCTCATCCAGCATGGCCTGAAGGTGCCAGTGCATACTCGGATTTTCGATTGTCGTATCCGCACTCGTCACGAAGTGCTCGCGCGACACCTCTGCGCCGGCGCGTCGCACCGCCTCGAGCATGAGGATCGCCGTACACGTCGAATCCTTGCCGCCGCTCAGCGCGTTGGAGACCGTGTACCCCTTCCGAATCAGCGCGACGAGCGAGTCGATCGCGGACTCCATCTTCACCAGAATTTCCGAAAACATGTGCTGCTCCAGTAGCGCAGGAACAGCCCCACGCGGGATCTGTCCCGCGTGGGTTGAGAGGAAGATAACAATCAGGGCGCGCGATACAACTCGCCGCGCGCGGACACCGCTTCCCAGTTCTTCAGGTACGCATCGGCAACACGAGTGTCACCCCGCAACACGACGACGTTCTCCGCGTTGTACCGGGCCGCTTGCTGCGAATAGTTGTAGCTTCCGGTCTCGACGGTCGTGCCGTCGACAACGACATACTTCGAGTGCTGCGCCGGAAAGGCGCTCACAACACGGACGGGGATCCCGGCGTAAGCGAGAGCGCCGAGCGCCGCGCGTCCCCGGCCGCTTCGATCCTCTTCGAGGTTGCTGCGCGCGTCGACGCTCACCGCGACGTCAACGCCGCGGCGCTTTGCGGCGATAAGTCACGCGCAAGCGCTGGGAGGTCTTCCAGTTCGTGTTCGAGCTGGCGACGAAGCCGGCATGGCTGCTATCCGGTGGGCAGCTCGAGGCTGAAGTTGAGGCGGCGCGCGGTGCCGGCGGCCATTTTGATCTGCCGGATGTCTGCGACCACGTCGCGAATGCGCTCTTCGGCTTCACGTCGCAAGGGCCACGTCTCTCGCTCTCGGGCCAGGTAAACGGCCGGCACGAGGTTCATGTGGCCTATGCGCTGTTTCTGGATCTGCCGATTCCTGACTCGGTGCTGGCGGACTACCGCAGCGACGCGAAGCGCTTCCAGTACGACCTGCAGTGGTTTGCCAAGGCTCCAGTTGCCGCCCGCCCAGGCTAAACCAGCGGTTGCGGATTTCTTCGAAAAGCGAGGTGAAGATCGCTTCAGCCGTGCCAGGTTGTCGTACGGTCAAGATCCCGTTGTAGCGGAGGATCGGCATTTCGACGCCACCGCGCGTGAGCGAAATCTCGGTCGTTTCGTAGGCGGACAGCGTTGCGTCGTGAAAAAACACGTGGAATACGTGTGCAAGCGTATCGACGTGGATTGATGCGTCGGGAGTATGGATCGTGTACATCAGTGGTTGTCCTTGCAAAAAGGGGCAACCACCCCATCCGGGCAGTTGCCCCGAATTGGGAGAAAGAGAGGGTGATGCGTCAGTCGATATCGAGCAGGTTCGACACGACCGCTGCGACGGCCCAGGCATGGGAACGCGTCAGCGTCTTGATGCGAATGAGCGGTTGCGTTCGCCAGTGGCCGAAGCCCAAATCTGCATCGCGCCAGACAGTGTCGAGACGCACGATCCACCCTTCCGACTGACCACGCTCGATCGACACGGAACAACGCCGCTTATGCTCATCAGCGACCGGCCATTTGGAAAATGGCTTCCTGCCAAAAACAGCCTCGTTCGCATACATCGCGCGATTGGCAACGGTCACCCATTCCGGCTCGAGCTCGGTAGCACGAAGTGAGTCCTCGATGTATCGAGCGACCTCTTCGACCGTCTTACCTTCGAGTTGGAACGCATCCTGCGACCGCGATACCGGTCGCTCCAGCACTTCAGACATGGAAACCTTAAATAAAAAGGGCCACACCGAAAGGTGTAGCCCTAGATAGGAAGGCGGCCGCCCAGATGGGCGACCGTCAGTTCGAATTAATGCGTGTGGTGACGCAGAGAACGACGTTGGTCGCGCTCCGCCTTACGACCGCGTTCACATGCGACGATGCCGTAGCCGCAGAACACCAGCGTCAGAAGCAGTGCAACAGGACCGAAGTACATATTCATTCTCCGTTCATGGAATCCATGCCAACGACATAAGTTACCACACCGATCACGACCAGCGCAGCGACGTTCATCGCCGCCCAGATCGAGAACTCCGAGATAGCATGCACGTAGCCGACAACACCGACGATCGACGAGACCGTCAGCGTATGGCAGAACCGTCCGAACTGCTGCCGCTGGTCCTTCGACCAGGATGCACGAACCAGCCGCGCGCCCAGTCTCGAGCGCGGCTTTGGCACAAGCTCGGTCACCGACACCACATCGAAGCTATCGGACGTCGCCTGAACTAGCATCGCCTCAAACCCATCCCAGCTAGCCGTGATCGCCGGAGGAGGCTCCATTTCCTTGACCGCGACCAGCAACTCACGCATAGGGACTGAGATGAAAACGATCTGTTCATCCGGATCGTAGGATCCGCGATCAACCACCGATAAGCCCGAAGGAAATTCGACACGAACATCAACGAATTCCATCGCGCCTCCTATCGCCGGTCGCTATCGAGACCGTCCACGAGCCGCAGGCCGCCAAGCAACGCCTGGTAGCCCTCGTCCGTGTCGAGTTGGGCGAGCGGCACGATGTTGTCGCCGCCGCCCGACAGGTCGCGGTGCCCCCGTCGCGTGCGGAACGACACTGCGACATGCTGACGCGACGCCGAATCCGCAACTTCGAGCATCATCCGGCAGGTGCGCAGCGTCACACGGCAGCCGCGGCCTGCCTTCGCCGGTTCGGCCACCACCTCGTGCTCACCCGCGCGCAACCGCAGATCGCGCGCAACATGACGCAGCATTCGCGTCGCATAGTGGGTCAGCGCAGCATCGGACGCGACGCCCGCTGCGCGTCGATCCGCGTACAGAACTTTCGGTACCTTGAACATCTTGCCCTCGAAAAGAAAAAAGCGAGGCCCCTAACGGGAACCTCGCTATCCAGGAAGAATCCGGCCAGGCCGGCGATTGAACGGCTCAGCGCGTGATGCGCATGCCGGAAGAACTGCTGACGAGCATCACGCGATCGCCAGGGGCGAAGCGCTGCTCGTCGGACTGAACGACTACCAACGTGCGTCCGGACACCGTGCGCACGACAACCTCAAATCCGGCGTGACGCGCGAGCGATTCCGACAGCCTCTGCGACACGTAGGCAGCGCCGGCGCCGGCGAGCGCGCCAGCGATATATCGGCCGTTGCCACCGCCGATCGTGCGCGAACCGAGAAATGCGCTAACGCCCGCGCTCAACAACGATGCCAGCCCGGAACGGTCGGA
This genomic interval carries:
- a CDS encoding tyrosine-type recombinase/integrase, which encodes MDEPTLWLSAPTEAYQQWQRTEAAGADRRAFSPRSIVQHEAMFERFMRHLAAAHRSLATFGPDHLESFFADLDRRCKPGTTTRLRYEKLLDRLGRHLVDVGVRKTNPAAAYALTQKWPEDEPVPVYLLEADDHRLQASIRAIDELDDRALRNRAIVGLLLSTGITAQEIRQAAAVDLDLSAARPHLQISKRGPREARRVHVAEFAVPALTRWRNLSAAADSSLLFPSPRAGGPMTDEMLGRIVRDELLAIGVRLPDMSPRTLRNTFARRLLLAGRSNNDVMHLLGLTSQRTVIRIRATIPTQPQTALQT
- a CDS encoding phospholipase D-like domain-containing protein encodes the protein MSVDARSNLEEDRSGRGRAALGALAYAGIPVRVVSAFPAQHSKYVVVDGTTVETGSYNYSQQAARYNAENVVVLRGDTRVADAYLKNWEAVSARGELYRAP
- a CDS encoding membrane protein, yielding MFKLLISVLLLASLTACASYDFGSPDVYQRYDVQRAGEIEAATVVSVRGVTISSESDRSGLASLLSAGVSAFLGSRTIGGGNGRYIAGALAGAGAAYVSQRLSESLARHAGFEVVVRTVSGRTLVVVQSDEQRFAPGDRVMLVSSSSGMRITR
- a CDS encoding H-NS family nucleoid-associated regulatory protein; translated protein: MLVDIDFLTTTGEMMSTFQELLARRAALETEIQTAKAGERSNALKEVKRLVDEFDFSTREIFGTSKIRKRQTVQPRYRDPATGATWSGRGRPPKWIDGKDRSQYRIEAPATHA
- a CDS encoding phosphoadenosine phosphosulfate reductase family protein; the protein is MFSEILVKMESAIDSLVALIRKGYTVSNALSGGKDSTCTAILMLEAVRRAGAEVSREHFVTSADTTIENPSMHWHLQAMLDEIRDAYADAGSPVSVHVAKPSLASQFVVATIGRGTLPRTPENGVKNGKRIRACAADWKVDPQTRLRVALERSAAAGGSGEVVTILGNRFDESGSRAAAMTARSENALRPVRNADGFLTFSPIAEWSTDCVWSMLSLFADDAARPFPSPISTASIQRLSDLYRAGNEGTCGVILGEGGARAACGSRFGCAFCCVSGERDRSMESMVKEPAHQHLEGLNRFRNYLVAVQWDLGRRELVGRKLSDAGYLAVKPDVLSYRERLRLLQYLLTLDVLEVERAERHEAALATGEIPDTPENRALCDVQFEMITPAQLVAIDFYLFMHHYAPHAFPALSVWFDVHRHGRRYHVPVLDPLPKIDIPHHGWFFVGAYDAEVPTDGLRDYAAEQWNRYRHPERPSRYARTRSGEQIVYFEESDQFEVDVEAACAFVTCSFDAGWSVKAQQHSGMESARFWLNEGILRLPEGMAGRYQEMAKRGQYFANLAERCNLTPAELDRFLVDRAISNTEHLTMLNLAPVDLFSQAA
- a CDS encoding DUF2471 family protein, coding for MKPSDNPAIMDLETDPVLFEHALERVTEDLRRIVMSITERHFNSGLVPSITWPALLEIEEEAFSDLAFQSRNEAAVVAALPRIGPTTLPGIDLNGLIDWRLSARWLPIAYECVRDYLLTARPAAQRDDEV